A window from Candidatus Krumholzibacteriota bacterium encodes these proteins:
- a CDS encoding arylamine N-acetyltransferase, translated as MNSSAADLFSGHFQVGFEKPELEMLRRVISEYSKIPYENLTKIINKFSGDDFSSRMRTPERLMKEYISSNTGGTCFSLTFCLGSILSDAGFRCYPVMADMKKPNIHCALVVCVGDKKYVVDPGYLLGEPVELKGSVVKISTPFGFAELRPRGKTGYDLYTVTGSERKWRYRLKNIPVSKGRFMGYWKDSFSQPMMNSLQLTRLSGKGHLYIRDHHLRFRSGNKKLNENIRNNMEVRIESEFGIPAEITARAREHIERMRESWRKKNR; from the coding sequence ATGAATAGCAGCGCGGCGGATCTCTTCTCGGGGCATTTTCAAGTGGGATTTGAAAAGCCCGAGCTTGAAATGCTCAGGCGCGTAATATCGGAATATTCTAAGATACCCTATGAAAATCTCACTAAGATCATCAATAAATTTTCCGGGGATGATTTTTCGAGCAGGATGAGAACCCCCGAAAGGCTTATGAAAGAATATATCAGCAGTAATACGGGCGGCACGTGTTTTTCCCTTACTTTCTGCCTCGGATCGATACTTTCTGACGCCGGATTCCGCTGTTATCCCGTTATGGCGGACATGAAAAAGCCGAACATACATTGCGCTCTGGTTGTTTGTGTTGGCGACAAGAAGTACGTGGTAGATCCCGGATATCTCCTCGGAGAACCGGTTGAACTAAAAGGATCGGTCGTGAAAATATCAACTCCCTTCGGATTCGCGGAATTAAGACCCAGGGGTAAAACGGGATATGATCTCTATACAGTTACAGGATCTGAAAGAAAATGGAGATACAGACTCAAGAATATTCCGGTTTCCAAGGGGCGGTTTATGGGTTACTGGAAGGATTCTTTTTCTCAGCCGATGATGAATTCCCTTCAGCTTACGAGGCTTTCGGGGAAGGGGCATCTATATATCAGGGACCATCATTTGAGATTTAGAAGCGGAAATAAGAAATTGAATGAGAATATAAGGAATAATATGGAGGTCAGGATCGAATCCGAGTTTGGAATACCGGCGGAAATCACCGCCCGGGCGCGAGAGCATATTGAGAGGATGAGAGAGTCATGGCGAAAGAAGAATCGTTAG
- a CDS encoding P-loop NTPase yields the protein MIITIASGKGGTGKTTFAVNLSYALAGRGENVRLLDCDVEEPNDHLFIKPDFTEEEKVTVPKPVWDQAKCTGCGKCAEACNYNAIVVINDKVMIFNELCHSCGVCSTVCPENALTEVETPVGTVQAAPEHKPFYFAHGLLNVGEALAPNVVRGVKEHIDPNAVNIIDASPGTSCPVVEAVEGADAALLVTEPTPFGLNDLKLAVGLTLKVGVPTGIIINRSYGEDSIITEYAEKTGIPIAGRIPFDRKYAEGYSKGEILVESFPELSENLLRIYDELKTATPPIPEEDVFELALGEPAPFSKGTSEQYKEITIISGKGGTGKTTVAGSLAHLIEDKVLADNDVDAADLHLLLSPTVYEAHDFTGGISAVIEKDKCTGCGICAEACHFDSIRRDGPPNDKTEATCEIDELMCEGCGLCPLVCPENAISVKDKITGRWYVSGTDYGPMVHAKLGIAEENSGRLVTRVRKRSAEFAGELKKKHILGDGPPGTGCPVIASVSGTDLVVIVTEPTVSGVHDMGRVLDLAEHFRTPARIIINKHDLNEEQAERIEKIAEARGSRIIGRIPFDRNVNNALMAGKTVIEYDMGAAGEAMREIWREIKKELWE from the coding sequence ATGATTATCACAATAGCAAGCGGAAAAGGCGGTACCGGGAAAACAACTTTTGCCGTAAACCTCTCATACGCGCTGGCCGGCAGGGGGGAAAATGTGCGGCTTCTCGACTGCGACGTGGAAGAACCAAATGACCACCTGTTCATTAAACCTGATTTTACCGAAGAAGAGAAAGTCACGGTCCCCAAACCGGTCTGGGATCAGGCCAAATGCACCGGATGCGGCAAGTGTGCAGAGGCATGCAACTACAACGCTATTGTTGTGATAAATGATAAAGTTATGATCTTCAATGAACTTTGCCATTCATGCGGAGTTTGTTCAACCGTATGCCCGGAAAACGCCCTTACAGAAGTAGAGACCCCTGTTGGAACAGTACAGGCAGCGCCGGAGCATAAACCATTCTACTTCGCTCACGGGCTGTTGAATGTTGGAGAGGCCCTTGCCCCTAACGTAGTGCGGGGCGTAAAAGAGCATATCGATCCGAACGCCGTTAATATAATCGACGCCTCTCCGGGCACTTCCTGCCCGGTTGTAGAAGCTGTTGAAGGAGCGGACGCCGCTCTGCTCGTTACAGAACCTACCCCCTTCGGCCTCAACGATCTAAAACTGGCGGTCGGGCTTACTCTAAAAGTCGGGGTTCCCACAGGCATTATCATCAACAGATCCTACGGAGAAGACAGTATAATAACAGAATACGCCGAAAAAACCGGAATCCCGATAGCTGGACGCATCCCCTTCGACCGTAAATACGCGGAGGGCTATTCAAAGGGAGAGATTCTCGTGGAATCCTTCCCGGAGCTCAGCGAGAACCTTCTTAGAATTTACGATGAACTTAAAACAGCGACTCCTCCCATTCCAGAAGAAGATGTTTTCGAACTCGCCCTGGGCGAACCGGCCCCGTTCTCTAAAGGCACCTCGGAACAATACAAGGAGATAACGATTATCAGCGGTAAAGGGGGGACGGGAAAGACTACTGTCGCCGGCTCACTTGCCCACTTGATTGAAGATAAGGTCCTTGCCGACAACGACGTGGACGCGGCGGACCTTCATCTTCTCCTGTCGCCGACCGTCTATGAAGCACACGACTTTACCGGCGGAATAAGCGCGGTAATAGAAAAAGATAAATGCACAGGGTGCGGGATATGCGCCGAAGCCTGTCATTTCGATTCAATACGAAGAGACGGCCCTCCAAACGATAAAACAGAAGCCACCTGCGAGATAGATGAACTGATGTGCGAAGGATGCGGTTTGTGTCCGCTGGTATGCCCCGAGAATGCTATCTCCGTGAAAGATAAAATAACGGGCCGCTGGTATGTATCTGGCACGGACTACGGTCCAATGGTGCATGCCAAGCTGGGTATTGCTGAGGAAAACTCGGGCCGGCTTGTTACCAGAGTAAGAAAACGGAGCGCGGAATTTGCCGGCGAATTAAAGAAGAAACACATACTCGGCGACGGCCCGCCCGGTACGGGCTGCCCCGTCATAGCTTCTGTTTCCGGGACTGATCTTGTTGTTATAGTCACAGAACCCACTGTTTCCGGAGTTCACGATATGGGGCGCGTGCTGGACCTCGCTGAACACTTCAGAACCCCCGCGAGAATCATAATCAACAAGCACGACCTCAACGAAGAACAGGCTGAAAGAATCGAAAAAATAGCGGAAGCGCGGGGCTCGCGGATAATCGGCAGAATTCCCTTTGACCGGAACGTAAACAACGCCCTGATGGCCGGAAAAACTGTGATTGAATACGACATGGGCGCTGCCGGAGAAGCGATGAGAGAAATCTGGCGCGAAATCAAAAAAGAATTATGGGAATAA
- a CDS encoding class I SAM-dependent methyltransferase, with translation MKLNTGDRICPLCGAAEAKDFYRDETRDYFRCRRCNLVFVPSRQFLSPEDEKARYDLHRNLPDDKNYRRFLGRLFIPMRDILTPGAKGLDFGSGPGPTLSLMFEQAGHPMSVYDCFYSPDQSVLKKQYDFITATEVAEHLHRPGEELSRLWRCLRPGGKLGIMTKFTPGPDEFASSHYRKDLTHVSFFSKATFEWLAARWPAKILFCENDVIIFSKED, from the coding sequence ATGAAATTAAACACCGGCGACAGAATCTGCCCCTTATGCGGCGCGGCTGAAGCAAAAGACTTTTATCGTGATGAAACCCGCGATTACTTCCGCTGCCGTAGGTGTAATCTGGTCTTCGTGCCTTCACGGCAATTTTTATCTCCGGAAGATGAAAAGGCAAGATACGACCTTCACAGGAACTTGCCGGATGATAAAAACTACAGGCGTTTTTTAGGCCGCCTCTTTATTCCGATGAGAGATATCCTGACTCCGGGAGCGAAAGGGCTGGATTTCGGTTCCGGGCCGGGCCCGACACTCTCTTTGATGTTCGAACAAGCGGGACATCCAATGAGTGTGTACGACTGTTTTTACTCCCCCGATCAATCCGTTCTGAAGAAACAGTACGATTTCATCACGGCGACAGAGGTCGCTGAACACCTGCATAGACCCGGAGAAGAACTAAGCAGATTGTGGCGCTGCCTCAGGCCCGGAGGAAAATTAGGTATAATGACAAAGTTCACTCCGGGCCCCGATGAGTTCGCTAGCTCTCACTACAGGAAAGATCTCACACACGTCTCATTCTTTTCAAAGGCGACATTTGAATGGCTGGCCGCCAGATGGCCGGCTAAGATCCTTTTCTGCGAAAACGACGTTATTATCTTTTCGAAAGAGGATTGA
- a CDS encoding DUF4416 family protein → MAKEESLGKRYVPVKFFAAVLFSGRFDLESSFYGELEDKLGKVDCSGEDHPFNLTDYYNNEMGGGLKRRIVSFAGLGPAEDLPAKKMISAGIEKLFAGERGRRVNLDPGYIDYYKVVLASFKEAPQKIYLSGGVFADMVLLFRDGVFKSLPWTFPDIELGLYTDDFAWIRGKYKEERRNARR, encoded by the coding sequence ATGGCGAAAGAAGAATCGTTAGGCAAACGTTATGTGCCCGTGAAATTCTTCGCGGCCGTGCTTTTCAGCGGGAGGTTTGATCTTGAAAGCAGTTTTTACGGTGAGCTCGAAGATAAACTGGGAAAGGTTGATTGTTCCGGAGAAGATCATCCCTTTAACTTAACGGATTATTATAATAATGAAATGGGAGGCGGGCTTAAGAGAAGGATTGTTTCTTTCGCCGGACTTGGCCCGGCGGAAGACCTTCCGGCCAAAAAGATGATCTCCGCCGGAATTGAAAAACTGTTCGCGGGCGAGAGGGGAAGAAGAGTCAATCTCGATCCGGGTTATATAGATTACTACAAGGTGGTCCTCGCTTCATTCAAAGAAGCACCGCAGAAGATATATCTCTCCGGCGGCGTTTTTGCCGATATGGTTCTTCTCTTCCGGGACGGGGTTTTTAAATCACTTCCGTGGACATTCCCCGATATTGAGTTGGGACTCTATACGGATGATTTCGCCTGGATTCGCGGGAAATACAAAGAAGAACGCAGAAACGCCCGAAGGTGA
- a CDS encoding acyl-CoA dehydratase activase: MLLTLGIDIGTVSVKWALAGPTGIIEKLAATGGNGLEKISEIPGKADTAFAVSEYRRVGGNPVTAVKETVRRVSGEIGWENIGGIVLTGSSSGVIGAKLGIPVENEFKTVSKAVSVLYPDVVNIFEMGGENSKFIKISRVDGVTGIEDYETNGDCAAGTGSFMDQQANRLQFDIGKVGDVVMKAERSPKIAGRCSVFAKSDMIHAQQKGYKPDEILKGLSEAVARNFKSNIAKGKDVTGKTVFAGGVALNAGVARAVREVFKLDEDDFFVPDECVHLGAIGAALFGSNGTGGSLDLIRKAVGPDSEEEDSSFPSLPRLSKKNVKFMRDKTEAYSFEDNNVINAFLGIDVGSVSTNLALIDTRGSVIKEIYLRTRARPIEVVDQGLMEIKRELDGRVEVRGVGTTGSGRELIGKLVGADTINDEITAHKTGASFVAKRLLDTEVDTIFEIGGQDSKFISIEDNVVVDFTMNDACAAGTGSFLEEQAEKLDINIIDEFAKRAFSSGNPLRMGERCTVYMEKDVTSYLKRGAEKNNVIAGLAYSVVQNYLNRVVRGRKIGNSIFFQGGTAYNDSVAAAFSEVLGKEIIVPPHNGVVGAIGAALLAREKVLALESETTFRGYDINEIDYSIREFTCKGCTNYCGIQEFVVEGERTYWGDKCSRFRRRAQGSKKPVIPDLLALYNDLLTRDAVKTVGSEIGGDIDCSWEGGGRAPKIGLPRAMYYYDRYPFWSAYLRSMGFEVITSVETNREIVHLGMSSNVADPCFPVQIAHGHTVSLLEENPDSILVPNVIDSETDNPRTKSFLCPWGQTLPFVLRSTPAFSGRRGLIADPTVHFREGESFVEKELWKFAKPFKVKRKRHREAVKLAFAAQKLFRRDLQLAGRGALDILRRKDELGIVLVGRPYNIMDSEANMGVPGKIRDYYGINVIPFSFLPLEGIDISDVGYNMFWNYGRAIMQAARYVNSNDNLHMIYITNFKCGPDSYIKSFVKQISTKPFLTLQFDSHGNDAGIMTRCEAYLDSKGVLRWWAGKENLSKTEPSISRECRTEDQEPSRRRSNISV; this comes from the coding sequence GTGCTTTTAACACTTGGTATTGATATCGGTACTGTAAGTGTGAAATGGGCGCTTGCCGGGCCTACTGGTATAATAGAAAAATTGGCCGCGACAGGCGGTAACGGGCTGGAAAAAATCAGTGAAATTCCCGGAAAAGCGGACACCGCTTTTGCCGTTTCAGAATACAGGAGAGTTGGGGGGAATCCGGTTACCGCGGTTAAGGAAACTGTCAGAAGGGTCAGCGGAGAAATCGGTTGGGAGAATATTGGAGGTATAGTTCTTACCGGTTCTTCAAGCGGTGTTATCGGGGCAAAACTCGGCATTCCGGTTGAAAACGAATTCAAGACCGTTTCAAAGGCCGTGTCTGTTCTTTATCCCGATGTTGTTAATATATTCGAAATGGGCGGAGAGAATTCCAAATTCATCAAGATTTCAAGAGTAGACGGTGTTACCGGGATAGAGGATTATGAAACAAACGGGGATTGCGCGGCGGGTACGGGGTCTTTCATGGACCAGCAGGCAAACAGGTTGCAGTTCGACATCGGCAAAGTAGGCGATGTCGTAATGAAGGCGGAACGTTCCCCGAAAATAGCCGGAAGGTGCAGTGTTTTCGCTAAATCCGATATGATACACGCCCAGCAGAAGGGGTATAAACCGGACGAGATACTGAAAGGGCTGTCCGAGGCGGTAGCGAGAAATTTCAAGAGCAATATCGCGAAGGGAAAAGATGTAACCGGCAAGACGGTTTTCGCGGGAGGCGTCGCGCTTAACGCGGGTGTCGCGAGAGCGGTAAGAGAAGTTTTCAAGCTCGATGAAGATGATTTTTTTGTTCCCGACGAGTGTGTTCATCTTGGAGCTATAGGAGCCGCTCTTTTTGGATCAAACGGGACAGGCGGCTCTCTTGACCTTATTCGCAAGGCCGTCGGACCGGATTCAGAGGAAGAAGACAGTTCGTTCCCTTCCCTGCCGAGGCTTTCTAAGAAAAATGTCAAGTTTATGCGGGATAAAACAGAAGCTTACTCCTTTGAGGATAATAATGTAATCAACGCTTTTCTGGGCATAGATGTCGGATCTGTAAGTACCAATCTGGCTCTTATAGATACTCGGGGATCGGTTATAAAGGAGATCTATCTCCGGACAAGGGCCAGGCCTATAGAGGTTGTAGATCAGGGGCTCATGGAAATCAAAAGAGAGCTTGACGGCAGGGTGGAGGTCCGCGGAGTTGGAACGACGGGGTCAGGAAGAGAACTTATAGGAAAACTTGTCGGGGCTGACACGATCAACGATGAAATAACGGCTCATAAAACGGGGGCTTCATTTGTGGCCAAGCGCCTTTTGGATACCGAGGTTGATACGATCTTCGAAATAGGCGGGCAGGACTCGAAATTCATATCTATTGAAGATAATGTGGTGGTTGACTTTACTATGAATGATGCCTGCGCGGCGGGTACGGGGTCATTTCTGGAAGAGCAGGCTGAAAAGCTGGATATTAATATAATCGATGAATTTGCAAAAAGAGCCTTTTCATCCGGGAATCCTTTGAGAATGGGCGAAAGATGCACAGTATATATGGAAAAAGATGTCACTTCATATTTAAAACGGGGAGCCGAGAAAAACAACGTTATTGCCGGGCTTGCTTATTCGGTGGTTCAGAACTACCTCAATCGCGTGGTGAGGGGCAGGAAGATTGGAAATTCGATCTTCTTCCAGGGGGGAACTGCCTATAACGATTCTGTAGCGGCCGCTTTCAGTGAAGTTCTCGGCAAGGAAATAATTGTTCCTCCGCACAACGGGGTGGTCGGAGCTATAGGAGCCGCGCTGCTGGCCAGAGAGAAGGTTCTGGCGCTTGAATCGGAAACGACCTTCAGGGGTTATGACATAAACGAAATAGACTACAGCATCCGGGAATTTACTTGCAAGGGATGCACGAATTACTGCGGAATCCAGGAGTTTGTCGTTGAAGGCGAACGCACGTACTGGGGGGATAAATGCAGCCGTTTTCGCAGACGCGCCCAGGGTTCAAAGAAGCCTGTTATTCCGGACCTCTTGGCTCTGTATAATGATCTGTTGACGAGAGATGCCGTAAAAACAGTCGGCAGTGAAATCGGCGGAGATATTGACTGCAGCTGGGAAGGGGGCGGAAGGGCTCCAAAAATCGGGCTTCCCAGGGCTATGTATTATTATGACAGGTATCCCTTCTGGAGTGCATATCTCAGGTCGATGGGATTTGAAGTAATAACGAGCGTAGAGACTAACAGGGAAATAGTACACCTGGGGATGAGCTCTAATGTGGCCGACCCGTGCTTTCCGGTTCAAATCGCTCACGGCCACACAGTTTCTCTCCTTGAGGAAAACCCGGATTCTATTTTAGTACCTAATGTTATCGACTCAGAGACAGATAATCCCCGAACCAAGTCCTTTCTCTGCCCCTGGGGGCAGACATTGCCGTTTGTTCTCAGAAGCACTCCCGCCTTTAGCGGCAGACGGGGCCTTATTGCCGACCCGACGGTCCATTTCCGGGAAGGAGAATCATTTGTAGAAAAGGAGCTTTGGAAGTTTGCTAAACCTTTTAAGGTAAAGCGCAAGAGGCACAGGGAAGCTGTAAAATTGGCATTTGCCGCGCAAAAACTGTTTCGCCGCGACCTTCAGCTGGCCGGAAGAGGCGCCCTTGATATTCTCCGCAGGAAAGATGAATTGGGAATTGTCCTGGTGGGACGGCCCTATAATATTATGGATTCCGAAGCAAATATGGGAGTGCCCGGGAAGATCAGAGATTATTACGGAATAAATGTGATTCCGTTCTCTTTCCTTCCTCTCGAAGGGATTGATATTTCGGATGTTGGATACAATATGTTCTGGAACTACGGGCGGGCTATTATGCAGGCGGCGCGTTATGTCAACAGCAATGATAATCTTCACATGATATATATAACCAACTTCAAATGCGGCCCGGATTCGTACATAAAGTCTTTTGTAAAGCAGATTTCAACAAAGCCTTTTCTCACGCTGCAGTTCGACTCGCACGGCAACGACGCGGGCATTATGACGAGGTGCGAGGCTTATCTTGACAGTAAAGGAGTACTTAGATGGTGGGCGGGAAAAGAAAATCTCTCAAAGACAGAACCGTCTATATCCCGAGAATGTCGTACGGAGGATCAAGAGCCTTCGCGGCGGCGTTCAAATATCTCGGTATAG